The following nucleotide sequence is from Pseudomonas sp. RC10.
GGCCATCGAGTGCGCGAACGGTCGCCTCGCGCAGCCATTTCCTTCCCTCTGCGTCCCGGGCTCGAAATACCATGCGATGGTGCCGCTCGATGCCGATAAACCTGCGCATCTGCGGGCGTTTCTGGAATGGTTGCAGTCAGTTTGCCCTGAGCCCTGATCCGGCTGATACCGATTGCGCAGACGCCCAGCAGGGGATCAGCCCGTCAGGGGGGGCGTGCGGTGCCTGTGATCAAGGCGGACACTCACAAGACCTTCTCAAATGGCCCGCTGGTTGACGCGTGCAGAGAGCTGTTCGGCTGACTCTCTACGCTCTGAGTATCGGTCCACCAGGAAGTCTTTGCGGTCGCGAAGCAACACGGTGAATTTCACCAGTTCCTCCATCACATCCACGATCCGGTCGTAGTACGCAGACGCTTTCATTCGGTCGGCCTCGTCAAATTCCAGGTAGGCCTTGGGCACCGAAGACTGGTTGGGGATGGTAAACATCCGCATCCACCGGCCAAGCACACGCAGTTGATTCACCACGTTGAACGACTGTGAGCCACCGCAAACCTGCATGACCGCGAGGGTCTTGCCCTGCGTCGGGCGAACGGCGCCGAGCGTCAGAGGAATCCAGTCGATCTGCGCCTTGAACACGGCCGACATGGCGCCATGACGCTCGGGTGAACACCACACCTGGCCTTCCGACCACTGCACAAGGTCGCGCAAGGCTTGCACCTTGGGGTGTTCAACCGGCGCGTCGTCCGGCAGTGGCAGGCCAGACGGATCGAAGATGCGCGTCTCGGCCCCGAAGT
It contains:
- the arsH gene encoding arsenical resistance protein ArsH — encoded protein: MSEELHNLDLSLFDIKAPATPSSTHKPRILLLYGSTRERSFSRLLVEEAARLLEHFGAETRIFDPSGLPLPDDAPVEHPKVQALRDLVQWSEGQVWCSPERHGAMSAVFKAQIDWIPLTLGAVRPTQGKTLAVMQVCGGSQSFNVVNQLRVLGRWMRMFTIPNQSSVPKAYLEFDEADRMKASAYYDRIVDVMEELVKFTVLLRDRKDFLVDRYSERRESAEQLSARVNQRAI